From a single Gimesia fumaroli genomic region:
- a CDS encoding LysM peptidoglycan-binding domain-containing protein, with protein sequence MHQDKKVGLALALLVIGFVGAFCLRQNQNTTVEIPELNDPHYLDEQIADKDRTPYFGTKGKEGLNTQLGNEQTLTGMTDEQKPAGSNVAVPTISHSTPVSRTDPKASKAERWGEMPDFLKEIDLPEEQFTSAELSDSVFEPNPTQPEAEPASQGTTLRPIQSETESIKPAHNNAWDVNPAQQRREPPRPADSRQAPQIRIHTVKSGETLSEISIRYLGTSRRYKEIFNLNRDRLRSPNDIREGMQLRIPVQQPAGATPQSANSQSSTATSARSGKRTIGQMVSQPTLKKGSSTVQFEGLIESLSNAPDQSSLKDLDQQQTMQQLQKTLKSGTLTDGKNGTNAIPKNYRKFIPVPRSPLTPQAGSQARTQGAGKSLSQVQPENVDEIVDELFDKLSDSPQQSNKTAKLKTYTIKKGDTLESIAVRIYGKRSAAFKIYQKNRDLLKSAHYIRPGMKLELP encoded by the coding sequence ATGCATCAAGATAAAAAAGTCGGTTTAGCACTAGCGTTATTAGTAATAGGGTTTGTGGGAGCATTCTGTCTCAGGCAAAATCAGAATACGACAGTCGAGATTCCCGAGTTGAACGACCCGCATTATCTGGATGAACAGATTGCCGACAAGGATCGCACGCCTTATTTCGGCACAAAAGGTAAAGAGGGGCTGAATACCCAACTGGGAAATGAACAGACTCTGACCGGAATGACAGACGAGCAAAAGCCTGCTGGTTCGAATGTTGCTGTGCCCACGATTTCTCATTCCACGCCTGTTTCCCGGACGGACCCCAAAGCATCGAAAGCAGAACGTTGGGGAGAAATGCCTGATTTTCTCAAAGAGATCGATTTACCTGAGGAGCAGTTTACAAGTGCAGAACTGAGTGACTCAGTCTTTGAACCGAACCCAACACAACCGGAAGCTGAGCCGGCTTCTCAAGGAACGACGCTCCGTCCGATTCAGTCTGAGACGGAGTCGATCAAGCCAGCGCATAATAACGCCTGGGATGTCAATCCGGCGCAGCAACGAAGAGAGCCCCCCCGGCCTGCTGATTCCAGACAGGCGCCGCAAATTCGAATTCATACCGTCAAATCTGGTGAGACCTTATCTGAAATCTCAATTCGTTATCTGGGAACCAGCCGTCGGTATAAAGAGATTTTTAATCTGAATCGTGATCGATTACGAAGCCCCAATGATATTCGTGAGGGAATGCAGTTGCGGATTCCCGTACAACAGCCGGCGGGAGCGACTCCCCAGTCAGCGAACAGTCAATCTTCTACAGCAACCTCTGCCCGTTCCGGTAAACGGACGATCGGACAAATGGTCTCTCAACCAACATTGAAAAAGGGTTCTTCCACCGTTCAATTTGAAGGCTTGATTGAATCACTGTCGAATGCCCCAGACCAGAGTTCGCTCAAGGATCTGGATCAGCAGCAGACAATGCAGCAACTGCAGAAGACGCTGAAATCCGGCACTCTGACAGACGGAAAAAATGGGACCAACGCCATTCCCAAAAACTACCGTAAGTTCATTCCGGTTCCACGATCGCCGCTGACTCCCCAGGCTGGCTCTCAAGCCAGAACTCAAGGAGCCGGAAAGTCGCTCTCGCAGGTTCAGCCTGAGAATGTCGATGAGATTGTCGACGAACTGTTTGATAAGCTTTCCGATTCGCCACAGCAGTCCAACAAAACGGCGAAATTGAAAACCTATACGATTAAAAAAGGCGACACGCTCGAATCGATCGCCGTACGCATTTATGGAAAGCGGTCAGCAGCATTCAAGATCTATCAGAAGAATCGTGACCTGTTGAAGAGTGCACACTATATTCGGCCAGGAATGAAACTCGAATTGCCTTAG
- the xerC gene encoding tyrosine recombinase XerC, translating into MISSQTIRPIELHDAIDSFLRYLQIERNSSELTLKSYAEDMESLVEYLTEYEETLLPPDRIGISELRRYVAYLHECQYERTTIARRLACLRSFFRYCCREGYTKTNPAKPLRTPRTGRKLPHFLTTDQIGSLLEAPPANTKMGLRDRAILETLYSAGLRVSELVALNLTDWDQDANIIRVLGKGRKERIAPIGSYAAKALKYWLEEREAKPKPHPDSDAIFLNRLKTRITSRSVGRMLEKYLLQTGLDKKTSPHTLRHSFATHLLDGGADLRSVQELLGHKSLTTTQIYTHVSTKRLRETYEKSHPHAKRSK; encoded by the coding sequence ATGATCTCTTCGCAAACTATCAGGCCGATTGAACTACATGACGCAATCGACAGCTTTCTGCGCTATCTGCAAATCGAACGGAATTCGTCCGAACTGACGCTCAAATCCTACGCGGAAGACATGGAAAGCCTCGTCGAATATCTGACCGAGTACGAGGAAACACTCTTACCTCCGGACCGGATCGGCATCAGTGAATTGCGTCGTTATGTCGCTTATCTCCACGAGTGTCAGTACGAGCGCACCACGATCGCCAGGCGTTTAGCCTGCCTGCGCAGTTTTTTCCGTTACTGCTGTAGAGAGGGATACACCAAAACCAATCCGGCCAAACCACTCCGCACGCCGCGCACTGGTCGAAAATTACCTCACTTCCTGACCACAGATCAGATCGGTTCGCTGCTGGAAGCGCCTCCGGCGAATACAAAAATGGGACTCCGAGATCGCGCCATTCTCGAAACGCTGTATTCCGCAGGTCTGCGTGTTTCCGAACTGGTCGCCCTCAATCTGACTGACTGGGACCAGGATGCCAATATTATTCGCGTCCTGGGAAAAGGCCGCAAAGAACGCATCGCTCCGATCGGCAGCTACGCCGCCAAAGCATTGAAATACTGGCTCGAAGAACGAGAAGCTAAACCCAAACCACACCCTGATTCCGACGCAATTTTTCTCAATCGCTTAAAAACCCGAATCACTTCTCGAAGCGTGGGGCGCATGCTGGAAAAGTATCTGCTGCAGACAGGGCTCGACAAAAAAACAAGCCCGCATACCTTGAGGCACAGCTTCGCCACGCATCTCCTGGATGGCGGCGCAGATCTGCGGAGCGTGCAAGAGCTGCTGGGGCATAAAAGCTTAACGACCACTCAAATTTATACCCACGTCAGCACCAAACGTTTACGCGAGACATACGAAAAGTCTCACCCGCATGCAAAGCGTTCCAAATAG
- the dusB gene encoding tRNA dihydrouridine synthase DusB, translating into MKSLPPQPDSRPPLYYGALELESRYLLSPLAGYTNLPFRRIVRELGGVGLATTDLVNARGLLEGSHKTLQLIQTCPEDSPFAVQIFGSEAKQMSDAAQLLEGRGVDSIDINMGCPVNRIVKGGAGASMMCRPEDTVSLVRSVVEAVKIPVTVKMRLGWDDQNLTAPFFAREFEQVGVVAVAIHGRTREQGFRGSVNHDGIRQVVEAVESIPVIGNGDVTSIADADFMLRTTGCAGVSIGRGALANPWIFRQLVQWEQTGQCDPAGSFDARLELLLRQFRYLLEMTTEERALPMFRKMGHWYLKSMRVKPALRHVFQCAQNLEEFDDAIKQIAAQGPTSGSRSGVLPDMHIPVPGGPVERW; encoded by the coding sequence ATGAAATCTCTGCCTCCCCAACCTGATTCCCGACCACCGCTCTACTATGGGGCACTGGAGTTGGAATCCCGGTATTTGCTGTCTCCTTTAGCCGGCTATACGAATTTACCCTTTCGACGGATTGTTCGTGAACTGGGGGGCGTGGGGTTGGCAACGACTGATTTGGTCAATGCACGTGGTTTGCTGGAAGGGAGCCACAAGACTCTGCAGTTGATTCAGACCTGTCCTGAAGATTCCCCGTTTGCGGTGCAGATCTTCGGAAGTGAAGCCAAGCAGATGAGCGACGCGGCTCAGTTGCTGGAAGGACGAGGCGTCGATTCGATTGATATCAACATGGGCTGTCCCGTGAATCGGATTGTCAAAGGGGGCGCCGGGGCGAGTATGATGTGCCGTCCCGAAGATACGGTGTCATTGGTCCGATCTGTGGTGGAAGCAGTCAAGATTCCCGTTACAGTGAAAATGCGACTGGGCTGGGATGATCAGAACCTGACTGCTCCTTTTTTTGCGCGAGAGTTTGAACAGGTGGGCGTGGTTGCCGTAGCCATACATGGACGAACGCGCGAGCAGGGTTTTCGTGGTTCGGTCAATCATGATGGAATTCGTCAGGTGGTGGAAGCCGTCGAATCGATTCCCGTGATTGGGAACGGGGATGTGACTTCGATTGCCGATGCGGATTTTATGCTGAGAACAACCGGTTGTGCGGGCGTTTCTATCGGCCGGGGGGCTTTGGCAAATCCCTGGATCTTTCGTCAGCTGGTCCAGTGGGAGCAAACCGGACAATGTGATCCGGCGGGAAGTTTCGATGCACGATTGGAGTTATTGCTGCGGCAGTTTCGTTATCTGCTGGAAATGACGACAGAAGAGCGCGCACTTCCCATGTTTCGTAAGATGGGGCACTGGTATCTGAAGTCGATGCGGGTCAAGCCGGCCTTACGTCATGTATTTCAATGTGCTCAGAACCTGGAAGAGTTTGATGACGCAATCAAACAGATTGCCGCTCAAGGGCCAACCTCCGGTTCCCGAAGTGGTGTTTTGCCGGACATGCACATTCCTGTTCCCGGCGGTCCCGTCGAACGCTGGTAA
- the ybeY gene encoding rRNA maturation RNase YbeY, translating into MNTLDQFQINIQNSQNHIVIDASQLEAAACYLLQSEKVNQADISLAVFDNPTVRELNQQYLAHDYDTDVLSFLLDCQIDPAQQIPEIRGAGKTIEGEVIVSAEMAVAMAEKYQWSAENELLLYVVHGLLHLCGYDDLSESELQLMRTREQQIFDHWGLKIPRREE; encoded by the coding sequence ATGAACACCCTGGACCAGTTTCAAATCAACATTCAAAACTCGCAGAATCACATCGTGATCGATGCATCCCAGCTGGAGGCAGCGGCCTGTTATCTTTTACAGTCGGAAAAAGTAAATCAGGCCGACATCAGCCTTGCTGTTTTTGACAATCCCACCGTCCGTGAGCTGAATCAACAATATTTAGCACATGACTATGACACGGACGTCCTGAGTTTTCTGCTGGATTGTCAGATCGATCCAGCGCAACAGATTCCGGAAATCAGGGGCGCCGGTAAGACCATTGAAGGCGAAGTCATCGTCTCTGCTGAAATGGCGGTCGCGATGGCGGAAAAATATCAATGGTCTGCCGAGAATGAGCTTCTGCTGTATGTCGTACATGGTTTATTGCATTTATGCGGTTATGATGATCTGTCAGAAAGCGAGCTCCAGTTGATGCGAACCAGAGAACAACAGATTTTTGATCACTGGGGGCTGAAAATTCCCAGAAGAGAAGAGTGA
- a CDS encoding hemolysin family protein has product MVPLIFAVLIALTLFSGVLGFSLRDFSRSRLETLCNEAGVPDRFSEILKSHPTILLAADFCYFTGVILISVILTRQYIPIPTEFSSVSTAIQFTFQMLLALVIGIIFLMTVPWTISRITGERFLQKFWPVVRWLPVFLTPVIWLSWKIDEFSHRLAGIDENKNGREANISEEILSVVEEGARGGILESEAGKMIQRVMELQDEDVAAIMTQRMDMEYVSVDATLDEALLKFIDVGHSRIPVIGESTDDIVGILYARELLKHYSKENQNSNTSEKLSIKELMFSPFYIPETTGIDSLLETMQKEHVHMAIVIDEYGGVAGLVTMEDVLEEIVGDIVDEFDDEEEQMIFEQGNNIVEVDARVHIDDLNEKYNYDLPEGKDFDTIGGFVITQMGKVPQTGDSLTWQQLRIEVLESDERRINKLRIELDPLLVEEFDADT; this is encoded by the coding sequence ATGGTCCCGCTGATATTTGCTGTTTTAATTGCACTCACCCTGTTCTCAGGCGTATTGGGTTTTTCACTCAGAGATTTTTCACGAAGTCGCCTGGAAACGCTCTGTAACGAAGCAGGGGTCCCCGATCGCTTCAGTGAAATCCTGAAGTCGCATCCGACCATTCTTCTGGCAGCGGATTTCTGCTATTTCACCGGCGTCATTCTGATCTCGGTTATTCTGACCAGACAATACATTCCCATTCCGACTGAATTCAGTTCTGTTTCCACCGCCATCCAGTTCACGTTTCAAATGCTCCTGGCACTGGTGATCGGGATCATCTTCCTGATGACCGTTCCCTGGACCATCTCACGGATCACGGGGGAACGCTTCCTGCAGAAATTCTGGCCTGTAGTCCGCTGGCTGCCGGTTTTCCTGACCCCGGTCATCTGGCTCTCCTGGAAAATTGATGAATTTTCGCACCGGCTGGCAGGCATCGATGAAAATAAGAATGGACGGGAAGCCAATATCAGTGAAGAAATTCTTTCTGTGGTTGAAGAAGGCGCGCGAGGCGGAATTCTGGAATCCGAAGCCGGCAAAATGATTCAGCGGGTGATGGAACTTCAGGATGAAGATGTCGCCGCCATCATGACCCAGCGCATGGATATGGAATATGTCTCTGTCGATGCAACTCTGGACGAAGCACTGTTAAAGTTCATTGACGTCGGCCATTCGCGGATTCCCGTGATCGGAGAATCAACCGATGATATCGTAGGGATTCTGTATGCCCGGGAACTGCTCAAGCACTATTCAAAGGAAAATCAGAATTCCAATACATCAGAAAAACTGTCGATCAAAGAACTGATGTTCTCCCCGTTCTATATTCCGGAAACAACGGGAATTGACTCGTTACTGGAAACCATGCAGAAAGAACACGTCCACATGGCAATCGTTATTGATGAATATGGGGGCGTTGCCGGCCTGGTCACGATGGAAGATGTGCTTGAAGAAATCGTGGGCGATATTGTCGATGAATTTGATGATGAAGAAGAGCAGATGATTTTCGAACAGGGGAACAACATCGTCGAAGTCGATGCCCGGGTGCATATCGATGATCTCAACGAAAAATACAACTACGATCTGCCTGAAGGAAAAGACTTTGACACCATCGGCGGTTTTGTGATTACCCAAATGGGGAAGGTGCCTCAAACCGGCGATTCGCTGACCTGGCAACAATTGCGCATCGAGGTCCTTGAGTCCGACGAGCGAAGAATCAACAAGCTGCGCATCGAATTAGATCCATTGCTCGTCGAAGAATTCGACGCCGATACTTAG
- a CDS encoding PhoH family protein — translation MSEATLSFADPDQIPVLLGTHDCHIRQIQDALGVDVVHRGDELRIIGDDSQIQKSLRIFSELRAIVENTGQLKSEQVLTALSNGNASSKQAKQTPDATPSSIDLFEKTKKVHPRTPGQSDYIKSIGEHDLVFCTGPAGCGKTFLAVAMAIHALRTERVRKIVLVRPAVEAGEKLGFLPGDMLAKVNPFLRPLLDALGSLLDYEQVHRYMDNDIVEVVPLAFMRGRTLDNTFIIMDEAQNTTVTQMKMFLTRMGMGSQIVVTGDTSQIDLPPDISCGMTDAINRLRNIKGVGIVQLKTEDIVRHRLVGEIVKAYQNEDGLGL, via the coding sequence ATGTCAGAAGCCACTCTTTCCTTTGCTGATCCCGATCAGATTCCTGTTTTATTGGGGACTCATGATTGTCACATCAGACAAATTCAGGATGCACTAGGTGTGGATGTCGTTCATCGCGGAGATGAACTTCGAATCATCGGCGATGATTCACAAATCCAGAAATCACTCCGTATCTTCTCCGAACTGAGAGCGATTGTTGAAAATACAGGGCAACTCAAAAGCGAGCAGGTGCTGACGGCCCTGTCAAACGGCAACGCATCCAGCAAGCAGGCAAAACAGACTCCGGATGCCACGCCCTCCTCGATCGATCTATTTGAGAAAACCAAAAAGGTTCATCCGCGTACTCCGGGGCAGTCCGATTACATTAAATCGATCGGCGAACATGATCTGGTTTTCTGCACAGGTCCTGCCGGTTGTGGAAAAACTTTTCTGGCAGTCGCGATGGCCATTCACGCCTTACGAACTGAGCGGGTACGAAAAATTGTACTGGTCCGTCCTGCCGTCGAAGCGGGTGAAAAACTGGGCTTTCTGCCCGGCGATATGCTGGCCAAAGTCAATCCCTTTTTACGCCCGCTGTTAGACGCACTCGGCAGTTTGCTCGATTATGAACAAGTCCATCGATACATGGATAATGATATTGTGGAAGTCGTACCTTTAGCGTTTATGCGCGGGCGGACTCTGGATAATACGTTTATCATTATGGACGAAGCACAAAATACAACCGTGACTCAGATGAAAATGTTTCTTACCCGTATGGGTATGGGATCGCAAATTGTGGTTACGGGAGATACTTCTCAGATCGACCTGCCCCCCGATATTTCCTGTGGCATGACCGACGCCATCAATCGCTTACGAAATATTAAAGGTGTGGGAATCGTCCAATTAAAAACTGAAGACATTGTAAGACACAGACTCGTGGGCGAAATTGTAAAAGCCTACCAAAACGAAGACGGTCTGGGTCTCTGA
- a CDS encoding HD family phosphohydrolase: MAFFGSKKSRTALAASLRDSSKLSSKLRELLSNRGTLSRLSVCLLTLLILMVAVESWKSPFPYRLGMYAEHGIMASASFKVANPIETDRQRTQKESEVPYSFKQQPELIEKLPLLLREDLVAIAKAKSLDDLNADSRAELGLTSSRRLEQFIDQFPEESEQTFAELKSLVSSPDSNDTKKIDAIVKDFKKLISPLLIYGIVNENDLTKNQIRADDAIAIVNDNSGTRRIVTTFDIRLPNQLSENGVIGREWKNFPLLAPMTAVLSHWIHFQAPTTLVYDSARTLQERNQARMLVDEIYDTFQRGTILVEPGQAIDETQLVLLRAEYEAKEEVVPVYERVTRITIIFLMLIVLAVLNGYHLLRNKKAVARTVSSLSIYSSVIILTVFLGRLLSYDPWRAEVLPLIVTVMVFAIVYDQMMAILSALSLTLLLCLSTGGSLGHFVVLMSVASVAVTSLGTISSRSTLIKLGFGMGLTYFLVYWGINLIQSQELSNGFFNQRVLWESLQGAGWCLAAGYLVAGSLPFIESLFGVVTDISLLEMSNVSHPLLQELVRRAPGTYNHSISMATIGEAAADKIGANGLLVRVAAYYHDIGKMLKPQYFIENMVVGSESLHDNLAPAMSTLIIIGHVKDGVDLARQHNLPQPIIDFIEQHHGTTLVEYFFREAEKQADLSPDHKTDAEESSFRYPGPKPQTREAGVMMLADAVESASRTLSDPTPKRIKSLVHSLVMKRLLDGQFNECSLTLSEINIVEESLVKSLIGIYHGRIKYPEERSA; this comes from the coding sequence ATGGCTTTTTTTGGTTCCAAAAAATCCCGAACGGCACTTGCTGCCAGTTTGCGAGATTCTTCCAAACTGAGTTCCAAGCTGCGCGAACTGCTAAGCAATCGTGGGACCCTGTCGCGGCTGAGCGTCTGTCTTTTGACCCTGCTGATTTTAATGGTGGCTGTAGAGAGTTGGAAATCACCGTTCCCGTACCGCCTCGGCATGTACGCAGAACATGGAATTATGGCGAGTGCCTCTTTCAAGGTCGCCAATCCGATCGAGACTGACCGGCAACGCACACAAAAAGAATCGGAAGTCCCCTATTCATTCAAACAGCAGCCCGAACTGATCGAAAAGCTTCCCCTGTTACTCAGAGAAGATCTGGTCGCCATTGCCAAAGCCAAGTCACTGGATGATTTGAACGCCGATTCGCGCGCGGAACTGGGATTAACCTCTTCCCGGCGTCTGGAACAGTTTATCGATCAGTTTCCTGAAGAATCCGAACAGACATTTGCAGAACTCAAATCACTGGTCAGCAGCCCGGATTCCAATGACACGAAAAAAATTGATGCCATTGTTAAGGATTTCAAAAAATTAATCTCCCCATTACTGATCTATGGAATTGTGAATGAAAATGATCTGACCAAAAATCAGATTCGTGCTGATGATGCGATTGCCATTGTTAACGATAATTCGGGGACCAGGAGAATTGTCACCACATTTGATATCCGCCTGCCGAATCAGTTATCTGAAAATGGCGTCATTGGCAGAGAGTGGAAAAACTTCCCACTCCTGGCGCCGATGACTGCCGTGCTCTCGCACTGGATTCATTTCCAGGCACCGACCACTCTGGTCTACGACTCGGCAAGAACATTGCAGGAACGCAATCAGGCCCGGATGCTGGTCGATGAAATATACGACACGTTTCAACGCGGGACGATTCTGGTGGAGCCCGGACAAGCCATTGATGAAACACAGCTTGTATTACTGCGGGCGGAATATGAGGCCAAAGAAGAAGTGGTTCCCGTCTATGAGCGCGTGACGCGGATCACCATTATCTTTCTGATGCTGATTGTACTGGCCGTCCTGAATGGATATCACCTGCTGCGAAACAAGAAAGCAGTCGCCAGAACCGTCAGCAGCTTAAGCATCTATTCCAGCGTGATCATCTTAACGGTCTTCCTCGGTCGGCTGCTTTCTTATGATCCGTGGCGCGCTGAAGTACTTCCGCTGATCGTCACCGTCATGGTCTTTGCCATTGTGTATGACCAGATGATGGCGATCCTGTCGGCGCTCTCTCTCACGCTTTTACTCTGTCTCTCAACGGGAGGCTCTCTGGGACACTTTGTGGTTCTGATGAGTGTCGCCTCTGTCGCGGTGACTTCGCTGGGCACGATTTCCTCCAGGTCCACATTGATTAAGCTTGGATTTGGCATGGGGCTGACGTACTTCCTGGTGTATTGGGGCATTAACCTGATTCAAAGCCAGGAACTTTCCAACGGATTTTTCAATCAACGGGTTCTGTGGGAAAGTCTGCAGGGAGCGGGCTGGTGTCTGGCTGCCGGTTATCTTGTCGCCGGAAGTCTGCCGTTTATTGAATCGCTGTTTGGAGTCGTAACCGATATCAGTCTGCTGGAAATGAGCAATGTGTCCCACCCATTGCTGCAGGAATTAGTCCGTCGCGCTCCAGGAACGTATAACCACTCGATCTCGATGGCCACGATCGGAGAAGCCGCCGCGGATAAAATTGGTGCTAACGGTCTGTTGGTACGCGTGGCCGCCTATTATCATGACATCGGCAAAATGCTGAAACCACAATACTTCATTGAAAACATGGTGGTCGGCAGCGAAAGCCTGCATGACAATCTGGCGCCGGCCATGAGTACGCTGATCATTATCGGGCACGTGAAAGACGGTGTCGATCTGGCGCGTCAGCACAACTTGCCGCAGCCGATTATCGATTTCATCGAACAACATCATGGGACCACGCTGGTAGAATACTTCTTCCGGGAGGCCGAAAAACAGGCTGACCTTAGTCCCGACCACAAAACCGATGCCGAAGAATCGTCGTTCCGCTATCCGGGACCCAAACCGCAAACCAGGGAAGCAGGCGTCATGATGCTGGCCGACGCCGTCGAAAGTGCCAGCCGCACGCTCAGTGATCCGACACCGAAACGCATCAAGTCTCTGGTCCATTCCTTAGTCATGAAGCGTCTGCTGGACGGTCAGTTCAATGAATGCTCCTTAACTTTAAGCGAAATCAATATTGTGGAAGAGTCTCTGGTGAAATCACTCATCGGAATCTATCATGGCCGAATCAAATATCCGGAAGAGCGATCTGCATAA
- a CDS encoding ExeA family protein: MYETNFGFKDRPFTVSPSSACFFQAAEHQNVLDELLVSNSSLNGITILTGEAGTGKTAVCQQLIAQLDDQFQIQFVEHCNFPTVRALLQTLLYSLTDCYEKVSEQELRLALSAEIRSSFLAHGQPLMLIVDEAHLLPVSFLEELRVLSDISFDGKPALQLVLCGQPTLEETLIQPALSSLNQRIGCQVYLDRMTRKESEEYIAYRIQRVATEEREYFTEDAIKFITHVSDGLPRCLNQICDHSLMLAYLQDLDVVEEVTTREAFKDLQQLPLHWNDPLPARSPLEELRETEPAEQLEQMRDEDDAFDYEIDTSMEDQLNDLVDSSASETDSATDDFDWDSSDLLSLGDEIEAIEIGSDSEETPISETIENVPEPAPVMPSLAAAEALTEAALSPAAEFEPVASVETADGFVEIVDRYAAIDAGLDPATLPQESHQNTDVMSSPLRLQPPQFRPTVRQPVSTQSAKPVPSAERETVEASAAAKSTSVNFDESQLKRLEPNVFQALAKEISADEGSFEELLAAQVYEVCSETRRGLLNALNEIRNYSESLETEASEEEPVAFDMVEPEYELPAGKSIRLDSQTEEPGTENSGTAHLKGPVFGRYKNLFTRLRRKQELS, translated from the coding sequence ATGTACGAAACAAACTTTGGGTTCAAGGATCGACCCTTCACCGTTTCACCCTCCTCTGCTTGTTTTTTTCAAGCTGCAGAGCATCAAAACGTGCTGGATGAGCTCCTGGTCAGTAATTCGAGTTTGAATGGAATTACGATTCTCACGGGAGAAGCGGGAACCGGGAAAACTGCCGTTTGCCAGCAATTAATTGCTCAACTGGATGATCAGTTTCAAATTCAGTTTGTCGAGCACTGTAACTTTCCGACTGTCAGGGCATTGTTGCAGACACTGCTGTACAGTTTGACGGATTGTTATGAAAAGGTCAGTGAGCAGGAACTGAGGCTCGCACTCTCAGCAGAAATCCGTTCATCGTTTCTGGCTCACGGGCAACCTCTGATGCTGATTGTGGATGAGGCGCATCTTTTACCCGTTTCCTTCCTGGAAGAGTTGCGGGTGCTTTCGGATATTTCATTCGATGGCAAGCCGGCTTTGCAGTTGGTGCTCTGTGGTCAGCCGACCCTGGAAGAAACACTGATTCAGCCGGCGCTTTCGTCACTCAATCAACGAATCGGATGCCAGGTCTATTTAGATCGGATGACGCGAAAAGAATCGGAAGAATATATTGCGTACCGGATTCAACGTGTGGCGACAGAAGAACGCGAGTATTTCACGGAAGACGCCATCAAATTCATCACGCATGTGAGCGACGGATTGCCACGGTGTTTGAATCAGATCTGCGATCATAGCCTGATGCTGGCGTATTTGCAGGACTTAGATGTGGTTGAAGAGGTGACGACACGCGAAGCATTTAAAGATTTGCAGCAACTTCCCCTGCACTGGAATGATCCCCTGCCCGCCCGCTCTCCTTTGGAAGAGCTTCGGGAAACGGAACCTGCTGAACAGTTGGAACAAATGCGGGATGAAGACGATGCCTTTGATTATGAAATTGATACTTCGATGGAAGATCAATTGAACGATCTGGTGGACTCATCCGCAAGCGAAACGGATTCTGCTACCGATGATTTCGACTGGGATTCGTCTGACTTACTCTCGCTCGGGGATGAGATTGAAGCCATCGAAATCGGCAGTGATTCTGAAGAAACACCGATTAGTGAGACCATCGAAAACGTGCCGGAGCCCGCGCCAGTGATGCCGTCACTGGCTGCTGCTGAAGCTTTGACAGAAGCGGCACTGAGTCCCGCAGCTGAATTTGAGCCGGTGGCTTCAGTAGAAACGGCCGATGGTTTTGTCGAGATTGTGGATCGTTATGCCGCCATTGATGCGGGCCTGGATCCGGCGACCCTGCCTCAGGAATCACACCAGAATACCGATGTGATGAGTTCGCCACTCCGATTACAGCCACCCCAGTTTCGTCCTACGGTACGACAGCCTGTTTCAACGCAGTCTGCTAAGCCAGTCCCATCAGCAGAGCGGGAAACGGTGGAAGCCAGTGCTGCAGCCAAGTCCACCTCGGTCAACTTTGACGAAAGTCAGCTGAAACGTCTGGAGCCAAATGTGTTCCAGGCTCTGGCGAAAGAAATCTCAGCGGACGAAGGTTCATTTGAAGAACTGTTGGCTGCTCAGGTTTACGAAGTCTGCTCCGAGACACGCAGAGGGCTTTTAAATGCACTGAATGAGATTCGTAATTATTCGGAATCTCTGGAAACAGAAGCATCGGAAGAGGAACCGGTCGCTTTTGATATGGTGGAACCGGAATATGAGTTGCCTGCGGGCAAATCGATCCGCTTAGACTCACAAACCGAGGAACCGGGAACGGAGAACTCAGGAACAGCCCATCTCAAAGGGCCCGTTTTCGGGAGATATAAAAATTTGTTTACTCGTTTACGTCGAAAGCAGGAATTGAGCTAG